The window ATCGACGAAGACAAGGGCCAGATGCGGCTGAACGCGGCGGTGGGCGGATATCCGCGCGTGGTGGCGAACTTCCGGCGGACCGGGAGGGTGTCGCTCATCGTGGGCACGATCGACGGCGGGTTGAAGGTATATGACGCCGCGCCGCTGGTGCGCGCGCTCGGGGCGGAGTTCGACCAGGTGGTCAAGGAAGTGCAAGGGCAGTCGCGCTAATCGTTCATAATCCAGGAGGACGATATGGCGGCTTTCATTTTTCACGGCGGATGGGAAACGATTCTCATCCCTGCGGCACTTGCAACCATTCCACTCTTCGCGTTGCTTGCTTTCGCATGGCCCGTTCGTCGAAAGGAACCAAAGGACTAGAACCATGCCATTGCTCGAAGTCCGCGAGCTGACCAAGGTGTATCCGGCGAGCGAGTCGGTGTTTGGGACCGCGGTGCGCGGGGCGAAGGAAGTGCGCGCGCTCGACGGCGTGTCGTTCGCGATCGCGGCGGGCGAGACGCTGGGGCTGGTGGGCGAATCGGGCTGCGGCAAGACGACGCTCGGGCGGTGCATCCTGCGCTTGATCGAGCCGACGTCGGGGAGTATGCGCTTCGAAGAGCGCGAGGTGCTCGCGGCCAGCGGCGCGGAGCTCCGCAAGCTGCGGCGCGACATGCAGATCGTCTTCCAGGACCCGTTCAGCTCGCTCGACCCGCGGATGCGCGTGGCGGAGATCGTCAGCGAGCCGCTGGTGATCCACGGCGACGGGACCAGGCAGTCGCAGGCCGAGAAAGCGCGCGAGCTGCTGCGGGCGGTGGGGCTGGAGGAGTCGGCCTTAGGACGGTACCCGCACGAGTTTTCGGGCGGCCAGCGGCAGCGCATCGTGATCGCGCGCGCGCTCGCGCTGCGGCCGAGGTTCGTGGTGTGCGACGAGCCGGTCTCGGCGCTCGACGTCTCGGTCGGCGCGCAGATCGTGAACCTGCTGCGCGAGCTGCAGCGCGACTTCGGGCTCACCTACCTCTTCATCTCCCACGCCATGCCGGTGGTGCGGTACCTGGCGACGCGCATCGCGGTGATGCAAGCGGGAAAGATCGTGGAGCTGGGGACGACGGAGCAGATCACGGAGCGGCCGCAACACGAGTACACGCGGACGCTGCTGGCGGCTACGCCGGAAGTGAGTGTCTAGTCCACAGTCCACGGTCCAGAGTGACCGAAAGGAAAAAGCGCCGGCGAGTCGCCGGCGCTTACCCCTGAACAAGCTCAGATCCCGAGCGATTCGTAGTCGTCGGTGCCGGTGCGGTCGCTGCGCGGCTCCTTCGGCTTGGGAAAGCTATAGGGATCTGGCGCGAGCGGCTTGCGGCGCTTGCGCAACTGCATGCCGGCGAAGATGCCGCCGGCGAGCACGGCGCCGGAGAGCGCCGCGGTCAGGGCGATCTTGCCGGCGTTCTCCGACATGGGCTCGGCGATGCGGCTGGCGGCGAGGGCGATGCGGCCGCGCACGCCCATCGCCTGGCGAAAGTCTTCCATCGCCTGGCGCCCACCGCGCTCGAGCGCGCGGTAGGCGTGGAAGAGCGCGTAGTTGAGCGGCATGGAGAGGTCTTCCCCGCCCTGCACGATGGCGTGCTCGGCGCCGCGTTCCTGCTGCGCCTCGAGCAGCTCGTCGAGCGCGGCGGCCAGAGGCGCGGGCTGCGTCCACATCATGCGATAGGCGATGCGGCCGGACTTGTCCACCACGAACGCCGGGTTGGGCAGCTTGCCGTACTTCCTGTGGATGGCGCCGCGGACGTCGTCGACGACCATCGGCATCGTGACTTCGTCCTCGTCGCGGAAGCGCTCGGCGGCGTCGACCTTGTCTTCCCAGGAGCGGTGCGCGGGTTGCGACTCGCCGGGATGCGCCTCGCGCACGTAGACGAACAGGAACTCCAGGTCGTCGGAACGCAGCTCTTCGGCGAGCGCGTTGAGCCCGCGGATGGAGCCGGCGGTCATGGGGCAGGTGCCGGAGCCGAAGACGAGCACCACGTTGCGTTCGCCGCGGAAATCGGAGAGCCGGACGCGGTCGCCCGCGAGCGTGCGCCCCTCGAAGTCGGGAGCGCGCTCGCCGGGACGCGGCGCGTCCTCGAACAGCGCGCGGTGTTGCTTGGGGTCGAGCATCTCGCGCGTGAAGCGCTCGTAGTTGTAGCGCGGACCGAAACCGAACATGGGACTCCTCCGGGCGGATGTCGAACGGCCAGTCGGTACGATGCGCGGCGCGCGACCTTCGTTTTCCACCGCGCCTTAGGCCGGAAGGGCAGCTTGCCCTGCCCGCGACCGCCGCATAGAATCAAGGGTTGCACCCAGTACTTCATAGTGAGTGGAGGCCTTATGCCATTGAACGTGGGCGACCAGGCCCCGGACTTCGAAGTCCCGGCCGTCACCGGCGATAAGAAAGACAAGTTCAAGCTGAGTGACCTGCGGGGCAAGAAGAACGTGGTGCTCGCCTTCTATCCGCTGGATTGGACCCCGGTCTGAACCGCGCAGATGCCGGCGTATAACGCGGACCTCGAAAAGTTCGCCGGCTTCGATGCCCAGGTCGTGGGCATAAGCGTGGATTCGATCCCCAGCCACATCGCGTGGCAGAAGAAAGATATCGGCATGCTGAACTACCCGCTGGCGTCGGATTTCTATCCGCACGGCGAGGTGGCGAAGAAGTTCGGCGTGCTGCGCGCGGGCGACCCCATCCCCGGGATCAACGAGCGCGCGGTCTTCGTGATCGACAAGCAGGGGAAGATCGTGTTCGCGAAGGTCTACCCGCTCGATAAGCAGCCCGACAACGAGGATTGCTTCGAGGTGCTGCGGAAACTCTAGACGCGAGGAGCTTCGGTAGAGACGGCCTTCTGGCCGTCTCTTTTTCTTTGTTCGCGAGACGCCCAGAAGGGCTGCCCTAGCGCAGTTTCTTACTGAAGGCGGCGAGGACGGTGTGGAAGATCTTGCGCAGCTCGTCGGTCTTGAACTTGGCGGGGAAGCCGATGCGCTGGGCGAGGATCTGGTCGCGCATCATGGCTTCGAGCATGCCCATCAGGGCGCAGCGCAGGGCCTGGGGCTCGACGTCGTCGCGCAGCTCGCCCTTCTGCTTCATCTCGGTGATCATGGCGTCGGCCATCTGCACCAGGCGGAGGTAGCCGCCGGTGAGCATGACCATGTGGCCTTCCTTGCGGATGCGGCGGCCTTCCAGCAGCATGAGTTCCTTGAGCTCGGGGTCGCGCTCCATGCCGGAGAGCATCATCTCGAGCAGCGCTTCCAGGCGCTCGGCGGGCGAAGCGATGGGCTGGAGCGCGGGGAACATGGAGGACATGCGCTCCCATCCCATGTCGAAGATGGCTTCCAGCAGGCCTTCCTTGGAACCGAAGTGCTTGATGAGCTGCGACTCGCTGGTGCCGGCGGCGCGCGCGATGGCGACCGTGCTGGTCGATTCATAGCCGCGCGTGGCGAACAGGTGCTTGGCCGCCTGGAGGATGCGGTCGTGCGACGACAAGCCCGCGATCTTCTGCGAGTCGGAGGCCGATTGTGGGGAGGCCATAGTCATATCCCTACTACGGTTTTGGACGCGGTTCAAGGAATATCGGGCGGGAACCAGGTCGGGGCGCCCTCACGCCTACCAAGGCGGCGGGGCGGAGCCTTGGGCGGCGCCAAGTGGCGGGACGGCGGGCTTGACAGGGCCTCCCAACCACGCTTAGGATTGCCGCCCAGTAGATAGTCGTACTACTAGCTGCACGTCTCTCGGCGCCCAAATGTTCCTGATCACAGGCAACTCGAATTGGATGTACGCACGTCTAGTCCTAGCTAGTAGCAGCACGACTAGCTACTCGGCGCACATGAATCTCTCCCCCTCTTCGCGTCGCGTTTCGCGTCGCTCGTCGTGCTTACGGACCCGCGGCCCACGGCTCCCTGTTTCCCCACATCAACGCACGGAGACACTTGCATGAAGCATTCGGCGCGCTTTGCCCTCGTGCTCGCACTCGCTCTCTTGTCGCTCGCGAGCACCCTCCAGGCTGCCACCCCCTCTTCCGGCACCTTCACCACGCCATCCGACGACACACTCGGCACCAAGCAGACGATCACCTTCACCGGCGGGCCGCTGGCGGTCTCATCCGGTTTCACGAACTACTCGCTGCCGACCTGCACGCAGCAGGCGGCGGGCACGAACGTCGCGCCTCCGGGCGTGTGCGAGATCTTCGTGCTCACGGTCGAGCTGCCGGCGAACTACTACGAGACGCACGCGGGCAACGTGACCGCGCACCTGACGTGGCAGACGCCGGAGGGCACCGACCCCTCGCTCGACGACGTGGGCCTGTTCATCGTGGACAGCCGGGGGAACGTGGTCGCCTCGTCGGACGACACCAATCCGGCGGCCGCGGGCGGCACGGGCCGCGCGGAAGAGACCGCGGTGGGCTCCAACGTTCCGGCAGGGACGTATCGCGTGATCGTGCTGAACTCGCTGTCGCCGCTGCCGATCCCGCGCTACGACGTCACGCTGACGTTCAACCTGACGCAGAAGCCGGCGCCGCCGCCGCCGACGGCGAAGGTGTTCGACAACTACACGCCGCCGGTCATCACCGCGGCGGACGGCACGAAGTCGCAGGCGGGCCGCACGGCGAACGAGCCCTCGATCGGCGTGAACTGGAAGTCCGGCAACGTGATGTTCCTGGCCGGGCTGACGACGTTCCGGGTCTCCTTCAACGACACCACGACGCCGGCGACGGCGACGTGGAGCGGCAACGTGGGCGCGCCCATCGTCTCGCGCATCTCGCTCGACCCCATCCTGTTCACCGACGCGAAGACCGGGCGCACGTTCGTCTCGCAGCTGATGGCGGCATGCTCGCTGATGGCGTTCACCGATGATGACGGCGCGAACTGGTTCCAGAACCCGGTGGGCTGCGGCGTCGCCACCTTCGTCGACCACCAGACGGTGGGCGGCGGGCCGTTCCCGGCGGGCTTCTCGTCGACCGATCCGATCTACAACTATCCGAACAGCGTGCAGTACTGCGCGCAGGACGTGGCGTCGGCGCAGTGCGCGGTCTCGATGAACGGCGGCATCACCTTCGGGCTGGGCACGCCGGTGTACCTCATCACGGACTGCGGCGGGCTGCACGGGCACATCCGCACCGCGCCCGACGGCACGCTCTACCTGCCCAACAAGGACTGCGGCGGGCAGATCGGCGTGCACGTCTCGACGACCAACGGCACGAGCTGGACGAAGTCGCTGGTGCCGGGCAGCGTGGCGGCGAACAGCGATCCCTGGGTCGACATCGGGCCGAACGGCACGGTGTATCTCGGCTGGATCGACGGCGACCACTTCCCGATGATGGCAGTGTCGCATGACCGCGGCGCGACCTGGTCGCAGCCGGTGAACGTGGGCACGCAGCACAACATCCAGAACGCAGCGTTCGCCAGCGTGGTGGCGGGCGACGACGACCGCGCGGCGATGGCCTTCCTCGGCACCGACGCGGGCGGCGACCTGCAGGGCGCGACCTTCCAGGGCGTGTGGCACCTGTACGTCTCGTTCACTTACGACGGCGGCAACACCTGGACGACCTACAACGCGACGCCGGGCGATCCGGTGCAGCGCGGCTGCATCTGGCTGGGCGGCGGCGACAACCCGTGCCGCAACCTGCTCGACTTCATGGGGATCACGGTGGACAAGCAGGGGCGCGTGCTGGTGGGGTACGCCGACGGCTGCATCGACGACCAGTTGCCGCCGGTCTCGGACCCGATCGAAGGCACGCCGCCGCCGAACAACTGCGTCAGCCAGCCGCCGGCCGACGCGCAGGACGCGGTGAAGACGAAGCTCGGCACGATCGCGCGCCAGTCGGGCGGGCTGCCGCTGTTCGCCGCCTACGATGGCCTGTTCGCCACCGTTCCGGGAGCGCCGGTGCTGAGCGGCATGGAAGGCAACACCGTCAACCACCTTGCCTGGACGACGCCGTCGAACGGCGGCTCGGCCATCACCGGCTACAAGCTGTACCGCGGGACATCGAGCGGCGGCGAGACGCTCTACCAGACGCTCGGCGTCGTGAACAACTATGACGACACCGCGGTCACCAACGGCACCACGTACTACTACCGCGTGGCGGCGACGAACGCGAAGGGCGACAGCGCGACCTCGAACGAAGTAGCGCTCACCCCGGCGTACACGGCCGCGCCCTCCGCTCCGCAGCGCCTGAAGGCGACCGCGAAGAAGGGCGGCGTGATGCTTACCTGGTCGGCGCCCAAGGACCAGGGCACCGCGCCGGTCACGGGCTACCGCATTTATCGGAGCGTGGCGCCGGGCCTGGAGACGTTCCTGGTCGCGGTGGGGAACACCACGCATTACAGCGACGAAGGCCTCGCCTCCGGCACGACCTACTACTACAAGGTCACGGCGGTGAACGCGGTGGGCGAGTCGCCGAAGTCGAACGAAGACAGCGCGAAGGCGAAGTAGCGCTGTCGCAACAAGCTCACCGGCGCGACGGCTCCAACCCCGCGCCGGTGCAGGGACCGCGCCGGCAGCTCAAGCGGGTCGCACAAGCGGCCCGCTCCGGGAGCGCCGACCCTGAGCTGCCGGCGCGTCCTTTGAGATCGAGTAGCAAGACTGGCCGAAAGAAAAGGCCCGCCGCGAGGCGGGCCTTCTTGTTTGCGCCCTCGGGTCGAGGGCGCTACATCGTTACTGCGCCTTCTTGGCCGGCTTGGCGGTGGAGGCGGTGACGCTGCCGCCGACCTGGCGCTTCATGTCGTCGATCATCTGGAAGAACTGCGAGCGGTCCACCACCTCGACGAAGGGCGTGCCCTTGGTCGAGTCGCTCACGATGTAGATGGTGGGCGTGTGCTGGATACCGACCTTCTGTCCGAGGGCGTAGTCGGCGCGCACCTTGGCGGCCAGCTCGCCCCGCGGGTCGACGAAGAGCGGGAAGGAGAGCTTGTTCTCCCTGGCGAACTTCTCGGTGAAGGTGCGCAGGTTCTCGCGCGTGATGGACGGCTGGTTGCGGTAGATGTAGGAGCGGTAGGCGTCGCCCAGCTGCTTCGACTTGCCGTCGAACCAGCGCGCGTTGACGTGCGCCTCGAACGACCAGTTGTGCATGGGCAGCGGGAAGTCGTAGCGGACCAGCGGGATCTTGTAGGTGCGGAGCGCCTCCTGGATGACGGGCTCGGCGCGCGCGCAGTCCGGGCACTGGAGGTCGGCGAACTCGACGATGGCGAGCTTGTAGCCCTTGGGCGGGCGCAGGATCGAGGTGTCGCCCGCCGCGGCAGCGACGGCCAGAAGCAGCAGGGCGGCGAACAGGGACAGAACGGTCTTCTTCATAGATCCTTCTTGGGTGTTCAACCCGAAAAAGCCGGAAAGATGCGTGGCTCCATTTTACCGGAAACGGCGGGGGCGCGCGGCTAGCGATGTCCCTCGCCGAACTTCCAGCTCAGCTGGAACTGCACGCCGATGTCGGGGGTGGACGAGGTGAGCCCGACCGGGACGCCGGCCTTGAGCTCCCAGCGCTCGCTCGCGCGCCAGATAGCTTCCGGGACGAGCGCCGCGCGCGTCTCGCGGGAGTGGAAGTCGTGCTCGCCCACGAACTCCAGCACCGGCTGCAGGCGCTCGGTCGCCTCGTACATGGCGGCGAACTTGTAGAAGAAGTTCTTCTCCTTCTCCTCGAAGTCGGCGAACGGGGTCTCGTAGCCGAGGTTCATGTGGGTGAACCAGCGGGGGTGGAGATGGGTATCGAGATGGAGGGCGCCGCCGGCCTCCCAGGCGCGCTCGGCGATGCGCTTGTCGCCGCTGGGAATGCCGAGCGAGGGGTTGAGCGAGAGCGCGAACTTGCGCTCGCTGCCGCCGGCCAGCAGGTAGCGGTACTGGATCTCCAGGTTGCCCGGGCGGAACAGCGTCGCTCCCGGCTCGTGGGCGCACAGCATGGGCATCTCGATGGCGATCTGCTGGCGCGGCGCGAAGCCGTACTCGAAGGCCATGGGAACGACGTCGTGCAGCTCGGTGTTCCAGAAGTAGGAGAAGCCGAATTGCACGTTGCCGGCGCGCCGCGCGAAGGGCGCGGCGAACTCGGTGTTGATGGGCTCGCTGTCGTGCGCGAGCGCGGGCAGCGCCACGAGCAGGAACAGGACCAGCAGCAGACGGCTGCGCAGGGACACAGCATCCTCCGAACAGGATGAGATGGTGACGAGGGCCTAGCGGTCGGAGGAGGCAGCGGGAGGAGCGCGGTCGGACTCGAGTGCGAGGGGCTCGGCCGAGTCTTCGGCGGGATAGAACTCTTCGATGACGGGATGCGCGAGCTGCGGGCGCGTCGCCGGCCGCGGCGCGGCGGGCGTGGCGGTGTCGAGCGTTGCCAGCGTGCAGCAGGCATGCCGGCTCTGGCCGTGCGAGGCGGCCTGGCTGATGGCCGTCTTGCCGTGGGTCTTCTTCAGGCAGCAGGCGTGCGCGGACCTGCCGTAGGAGGCGTGCGCCAGCGGCGCGAAGATCACGCCCAGGACGAGCAACAGCAGCAGGCTGGCACAGGTTCTACGCATAATGCGTCCGAATATTCTCCCAGAGTTCCGAGGGCCGTGCCAAGTGACAGGAAAATAAATCGCCCGATGGTACTAAGGCCCCGCCTGGCGGCGGCTTGCGGCTGGCAGCTTGCCGCCGAGTGTCCCGCTGCGAGCCGCCAGCTGCCAGCCGCGAGCCAGTTCAGTCCACCGGCTTGCCGGCGACGAAGCAATTCACGGGGTTGCCGTCGTCGGACTTGCGGATCTTGCCGGACTCATCGGTGCAATAGGCCGGGCCGGCGCCGGGGGTCGCGGGCGCGGCGCTGGCGCGGTACTTGGTGCCGGCGGCGTCGCAGCGCGTGAGCTTGAACAGGTAGCCGCTCTTCGTGCCGCTCTCCAGCGATTCGTCGATGAGCTGGGCGTGCTGCGCGGTGGGGTCGCCCTTGCCGACGCCGCCGAGCTGCGCGAGCGAGCAGGTGTAGCGGTCGTAGCTCATCTTGTAGACCAGCTGCGCGGTGTTGAGGGTGCGCAGCGAGCCGACGGCGGTGGACTGCCCCGCGGCCGAGCGGCCGGCCTTGGCTTCCTTCGCGACCGCGTCGAGGAACTTGGGATCGTCGAGCGGAACGTGCGCGCTGAAGCCGAGGTCGGCGAGCTTCCAGACGCCGGCTTCCTGGATCATGCGGATCAGGATGCGCGGGTCGATGCCGGCGCTGATGTCGCTCGACTTCTGCCCGGCCCGCATGCCGCTGAAACCGAGCTCGAGGAACGCGGTCGTGCCCTGCACGTCTTCGCGCAGCACCGTGAGCTGGAAGTGGTCGCCCTTGGGCAGCTCGACCGAAAGCAGCACGGGGCCGGTGTCGAAGGTCTTCACGCCCTGCATGTCGCGCGACACCGGCAGCGGCGGTCCGGCGGCCACCTGCTCCTCCATGCCCGCCTCCTTCAACTTGGCGACTGTGACGGCCGGCAGATGCCGCAAGACAGAGTCCCTATCCTTGGAGAAGACCATGTCGAGCAGAGCCTGGCGGGGCGTCTGCGGCGCGGCGCCGGGCGCGGCCTGCGCGCAGAGCGCGACCGGGAACGAGACGAGAAGAATAAGGACAGCAAGGCGTCGCATGGCGGACCTCCGGAATGTGGGCGAGGGGGAGCGGCATTCTAGGACGCGCGGCTGCGCGCGGCAAGGCCCGTGTGCTAACCTCGTTGCGCTTCTCGTCCCGCCAGCCGCGGGATCCAGCCCCCGCTCCCAACTGCTCGGGCTTATCTGTCCCGTTGCGAAACCGGGACTAAAATTCGGAGCTATTTGTGAAGGTCTACGAGAGCGCGAACATCCGTAACGTCGCGGTCGTGGGTCACTCTCACGCCGGCAAGACATCGTTGGTCTCGGCCATGCTGTTCAGCGCCGGCGCCACGCCCAAGCTGGGCCGCGTGGACGACGGTTCCACCACCACCGACTGGGACGAAGAGTCCATCGCCCGCCAGATGACGACCACCACCGGCGTGGCCTACGCCGAGTGGCAAGGCAAGGTAAAGATCAACATCCTCGACACGCCCGGCTTCAACATGTTCGTCCACGAAGCCAAGATGGCCATCCCCGCGGTGGAGTCGTTCGTCGTCGTGGTCGACGGCGTGGCCGGCGTGGAGGTGGTGACCGACAAGGTGTGGCAGTACGCCGAAGAAGCGGAGATGCCGCGCGTGATCGTCGTGAGCCGCATGGACCGCGAGCGCGCCGACTACGACCGCGTGATGGACTCGCTCACGGGCGCGTTCGGCCGCAACGTCGTGCCCATCCAGTTGCCGATCGGGAAAGAGAAGTCGCTCTCCGGCGTGGTCGACCTCGTCCGCATGAAGGCCTACACCTACGAGATGGGCGGCAGCGGCAAGGGGAAAGAAGGCGAGATCCCCGCCGAGATGGCCGCGAAGGCGAAGGAGCTGCACGAGAAGCTGGTGGAGCTGGTCGCCGAAGGCAAGGACGAGCTGATGGAAGAGTTCTTCGAGAAGGGGACCATCCCGGAGGAAGACCTCATTCCCGCGCTGCACGACGCCATCCGCGAGGACCGCATCTTCCCGGTGCTGTTCACCTCGGGGCTGGGGAACGTGGGCACCGACTTCCTGCTCGACTTCATCGTGCAGTACACGC of the Terriglobales bacterium genome contains:
- a CDS encoding ATP-binding cassette domain-containing protein, which translates into the protein MPLLEVRELTKVYPASESVFGTAVRGAKEVRALDGVSFAIAAGETLGLVGESGCGKTTLGRCILRLIEPTSGSMRFEEREVLAASGAELRKLRRDMQIVFQDPFSSLDPRMRVAEIVSEPLVIHGDGTRQSQAEKARELLRAVGLEESALGRYPHEFSGGQRQRIVIARALALRPRFVVCDEPVSALDVSVGAQIVNLLRELQRDFGLTYLFISHAMPVVRYLATRIAVMQAGKIVELGTTEQITERPQHEYTRTLLAATPEVSV
- a CDS encoding deiodinase-like protein, translating into MFGFGPRYNYERFTREMLDPKQHRALFEDAPRPGERAPDFEGRTLAGDRVRLSDFRGERNVVLVFGSGTCPMTAGSIRGLNALAEELRSDDLEFLFVYVREAHPGESQPAHRSWEDKVDAAERFRDEDEVTMPMVVDDVRGAIHRKYGKLPNPAFVVDKSGRIAYRMMWTQPAPLAAALDELLEAQQERGAEHAIVQGGEDLSMPLNYALFHAYRALERGGRQAMEDFRQAMGVRGRIALAASRIAEPMSENAGKIALTAALSGAVLAGGIFAGMQLRKRRKPLAPDPYSFPKPKEPRSDRTGTDDYESLGI
- a CDS encoding redoxin domain-containing protein, with the translated sequence MPLNVGDQAPDFEVPAVTGDKKDKFKLSDLRGKKNVVLAFYPLDWTPVUTAQMPAYNADLEKFAGFDAQVVGISVDSIPSHIAWQKKDIGMLNYPLASDFYPHGEVAKKFGVLRAGDPIPGINERAVFVIDKQGKIVFAKVYPLDKQPDNEDCFEVLRKL
- a CDS encoding TetR/AcrR family transcriptional regulator — translated: MASPQSASDSQKIAGLSSHDRILQAAKHLFATRGYESTSTVAIARAAGTSESQLIKHFGSKEGLLEAIFDMGWERMSSMFPALQPIASPAERLEALLEMMLSGMERDPELKELMLLEGRRIRKEGHMVMLTGGYLRLVQMADAMITEMKQKGELRDDVEPQALRCALMGMLEAMMRDQILAQRIGFPAKFKTDELRKIFHTVLAAFSKKLR
- a CDS encoding fibronectin type III domain-containing protein, with protein sequence MKHSARFALVLALALLSLASTLQAATPSSGTFTTPSDDTLGTKQTITFTGGPLAVSSGFTNYSLPTCTQQAAGTNVAPPGVCEIFVLTVELPANYYETHAGNVTAHLTWQTPEGTDPSLDDVGLFIVDSRGNVVASSDDTNPAAAGGTGRAEETAVGSNVPAGTYRVIVLNSLSPLPIPRYDVTLTFNLTQKPAPPPPTAKVFDNYTPPVITAADGTKSQAGRTANEPSIGVNWKSGNVMFLAGLTTFRVSFNDTTTPATATWSGNVGAPIVSRISLDPILFTDAKTGRTFVSQLMAACSLMAFTDDDGANWFQNPVGCGVATFVDHQTVGGGPFPAGFSSTDPIYNYPNSVQYCAQDVASAQCAVSMNGGITFGLGTPVYLITDCGGLHGHIRTAPDGTLYLPNKDCGGQIGVHVSTTNGTSWTKSLVPGSVAANSDPWVDIGPNGTVYLGWIDGDHFPMMAVSHDRGATWSQPVNVGTQHNIQNAAFASVVAGDDDRAAMAFLGTDAGGDLQGATFQGVWHLYVSFTYDGGNTWTTYNATPGDPVQRGCIWLGGGDNPCRNLLDFMGITVDKQGRVLVGYADGCIDDQLPPVSDPIEGTPPPNNCVSQPPADAQDAVKTKLGTIARQSGGLPLFAAYDGLFATVPGAPVLSGMEGNTVNHLAWTTPSNGGSAITGYKLYRGTSSGGETLYQTLGVVNNYDDTAVTNGTTYYYRVAATNAKGDSATSNEVALTPAYTAAPSAPQRLKATAKKGGVMLTWSAPKDQGTAPVTGYRIYRSVAPGLETFLVAVGNTTHYSDEGLASGTTYYYKVTAVNAVGESPKSNEDSAKAK
- a CDS encoding thioredoxin domain-containing protein, yielding MKKTVLSLFAALLLLAVAAAAGDTSILRPPKGYKLAIVEFADLQCPDCARAEPVIQEALRTYKIPLVRYDFPLPMHNWSFEAHVNARWFDGKSKQLGDAYRSYIYRNQPSITRENLRTFTEKFARENKLSFPLFVDPRGELAAKVRADYALGQKVGIQHTPTIYIVSDSTKGTPFVEVVDRSQFFQMIDDMKRQVGGSVTASTAKPAKKAQ
- a CDS encoding transporter produces the protein MSLRSRLLLVLFLLVALPALAHDSEPINTEFAAPFARRAGNVQFGFSYFWNTELHDVVPMAFEYGFAPRQQIAIEMPMLCAHEPGATLFRPGNLEIQYRYLLAGGSERKFALSLNPSLGIPSGDKRIAERAWEAGGALHLDTHLHPRWFTHMNLGYETPFADFEEKEKNFFYKFAAMYEATERLQPVLEFVGEHDFHSRETRAALVPEAIWRASERWELKAGVPVGLTSSTPDIGVQFQLSWKFGEGHR